In the genome of Streptomyces sp. Q6, the window CTGGTCGCGGAGAACCACTTCGAGCGGCGTGCGGTGTCGCGCAACGTGGCACCGCACCTCGCCAACCCGCTCACCTTCTACCTGCCCGTCTACAAGGGCGGCCCGCACGGCGCGGCCAAGCTGGGCGCGGGCGTCTTCGCGTACAGCGCGCTGTCCGCGTTCGGTGACGGGGTCGGGCACCTGCTCTCCCCCGGCAAGGCGCAGCAGGACGTGCCCGAGCTGCGGACCGAGGGCCTCAAGGCCGTGGCCGTGTACGGCGACGACCAGATGAACGACGCGCGCATGGCGCTGATGACCGTCCGCGCGGCCGTCGACGCGGGCGCCGTGGTGCTCAACCACGCCGAGGTCACCGGCCTGCGCTTCACGCGGGGCCGGGTCACGGGCGCCGAGCTCAAGGACCGCACCAGCGGCGAGGAGTTCGGTGTGAACGCGCGGCTCGTGCTGAACGCGACCGGGCCGTGGGTCGACCACCTGCGCAAGCTGGAGGACCCGAACGCGGCGCCCTCCATCCGTCTGTCCAAGGGCGCGCACCTGGTCATGAAGCGGACCTCGCCGTGGAAGGCCGCGCTCGCGACGCCGATCGACAAGTACCGCATCACGTTCGCCCTGCCCTGGGAGGACATGCTCCTGCTCGGCACGACCGACGAGGAGTACGAGGGCGACCCGGCGGACGTGTCGGTGACCGAGAAGGACATCGAGCAGATCCTCGACGAGGCGGCCTTCTCCGTACGGGACCAGCAGCTGAAGCGGGAGCTGATGACGTACGCGTTCGCCGGCCTGCGGGTGCTGCCCGGCGGCCCCGGCGACACGTCGAAGGCCAAGCGCGAGACGGTGGTCACCGAGGGCCGTGGCGGCATGCTGTCCGTCGCGGGCGGCAAGTGGACGACCTTCCGGCACATCGGCCGTACGGTCATGCAGAAGCTGGAGTCGCTGCCGGGCCACCCGCTCGGTGACGACTTCGAGCCGATCAAGGAGCTGCCGAAGCGGCTGCCGCTGCCCGGCGTCGCCAACCCGCGTGCCGTCGCGCACCGCCTCCTCGTCGACAACCCGGCGCCGGGCCCGCGGATGGCCGCCGACACGGCGAAGCACCTGGCGACGCACTACGGCTCGCTGGCCTTCGACATCGCGCGGCTCGCCAACGAGAACCCGGAGCTCGGCGAGCGGATCCACCCGGACGCGCCGGAGATCATGGCTCAGGTCGTCTACGCGCGCGACCACGAGTGGGCCGAGACGACGGACGACGTGCTGCGCCGCCGTACGACGCTGACGATCCGCGGCCTCGCCTCGGACGACGTGCGCGGCAAGGTGCAGGACGTGCTCGACAAGAAGTAACCGCCGTTGCCTGTCTCGGACATGAGGGGCGGCTCCCACGGGGGGAGCCGCCCCTCAGGGCTGTTCGTGGGCGCTGCCATGCCGCGTACATACGCCCGCAATGTCCGCAGGTGAAGGTGGGGTCATGCCTCAGAACCCCTTCCTTCTCGGGCTCGCGCTCACGGGCGATCCGAGCCTTGGCCCCGACGACTTCGTCCGTCTCGTGCGCCGCGCGGAGGCGGCCCGGATCGCGTTCGTGAGCGTGGAGGACGGGCCCGGCCGGCTCGACTCGACCGTGCTGCTCACGCTCGCCGCGCGGGAGACGACGCGCATCGGGCTCGTCCCGCTCGGTCCCGTGCTCGGGCAGCCCGCCGGGTACGCGGCCCGCTACGCGACGCTCGATCTGGTCAGTGGCGGCCGGGCCGGAGTGCGGCCGCGGATCGCCGCGGACGACGTCGAGCACGACCGGATCCTGAAGGTGCTCGGCACGCCGGAGGGCGACGCGCTGGTGGCCGAGCTCTTCGAGCGGGCAGCGGAGTTCACCGGCCGGGTCGCGCGGGAGTGGGACAGTTCGGGGGCCGCGCCGCAGGGCAGGCCGCCGCTGATCTCGCTCGCGCACGACACCGTGCCGTACCGGTTCGCGGCCCGGCGCGCCGACGTCGTCCTGGTCACGCCGTTCGACGTACCGGGGCTGCGCCGCATCCGCTCCGAGGTGGACGCCCTGGCGGCCGAGGAGGGGCGCGGCCTCAAGGTGCTCGCCGATCTGAACGTGCTGCTCGCCCCGACAGCCGCCGAGGCGGAGGAACGGCGGGCCGCGCTGGGCGCGTTCGAGTCCGACGCCGCGCTGTTCACCGGCACCCCCGAGGGGCTCGCCGACCGGCTGGAGGAGTGGCACCGCGAGGGCGGCGCCGACGGCTTCCGGATCCGGCCCGTCGCCGTACCGCAGGACGTGTACGCGCTCGTGGACCGGGCCGTGCCCGAGCTGGTCCGGCGCGGGCTGCTCCCGGAGGCGTACGAGACACGGACGCTGCGGGGGCACCTGGGCCTGACGGAGGTGGCGGCGTGAGGTTCCAGGTCCTGTCGATCATCGGCCACGCGCCGCACCCGCTGACCGGTGAACTACCCACCGCCGCGGACCGGTTGGCGCAGGTCGTCGACGTGGGGGTCGCGGCGGAGGAGCTCGGCTACGACGCCTACGCGGTGGGCGAGCGGCACGCCGGGGCGTTCCTGTCGTCGAGCCCGACGGTGGTGCTCGGCGCGCTGGCCGCCCGCACGACCCGTATCAAACTGCTCACGGGCGTCACCGTCGTCGCGATCCTCGACCCGGTGCGGGTCGCCGAGGACTACGCGACGCTCGACCAACTCTCGCGCGGCCGGATCGAGTTGGTGATCGGCAAGGGCGCCGAGGCGGGTCACTTCGATCTGTTCGGGCTCGACGAGGCGCGGCAGTGGGATCTCCAGGAGGAGAAGTACGAGCTGCTGCGCCGGCTGTGGACGGAGGAGGGGGTGGACTGGGACGGGGAGTTCCGGCCCGCGCTGAAGGGGGTGACGACGGTGCCGCGTCCGTACGCGGGCCTCCCCCGCGTCTGGCACGGCTCGGCGACCTCGCTCAACTCCCCCGAACTGGCCGCACGGCACGGCGATCCGCTGTTCACCGCGAACGCGATCCAGCCGCGGGCCGCGTACGCGAAGCTCATCGACCACTACCGGGAGCGGTTCGAGGCGTACGGGCACGATCCGGCGAAGGCGCATGTCGCGGCGGGGTCGGGCGGGCTGCTGATCGCGGACACGCACGAGCAGGCCGTCGCCCGCTACCGGGAGCTGTACGAGGCGAAGGTCGCGCAGTCCTTCAAGCCGCACCTGGCGGGCAAGGCGGGGTACAACACGCCGTTCCGCACGATCGAGGACGCCATCGCGGACGGGCCGCAGCTCATCGGCTCGCCGCAGCAGATCATCGACAAGATCCTCGGCTACCACGAGGTGTACCGGCACGATCTGCAATCGGTGACGGTGGACGCGTTCGGGCAGGGCACGAGCGAGCAGGTGGAGACGCTGCAACGGTTCGCGGAGGAGATCGCGCCGGTGGTGCGGCGGGAGGCGCCCAGTTCGCTGTGGGCCTGAGCACGGGTCAGTCCTCCAGGTCGTCCGAGTCCACGATCGAGTGCTCCAACTTGCCGAGCAGGCGGGCGAGTTGGCGGCGCTCGGACAGGGAGAGCCCGGCGAGCGTCCGGCTTTCGTCGTCGAGGCGTTCGGCGCACACCTCGTCGACCTTCGCGAGGCCACGAGAGCGACAGCCGCACCGTCCCGGCGGGCAGCTTCACGTTCTCCACCATGCTGCTGCCGCCCGGCGCCGAGGGCCCGGCCCACGCCCACCACGACCTGGTGGCGTTCCTCGTCCTGGAGGGCGAGGAACGCGTGGGCGTCCAACGCGGGGCTGAGCGTCCCGCCGAAGGCCCCCACCCGGCAGCCCCCGCACCACCCGTACGCCCATAATGGTCCGAGACATCGGAGGTATGGGCCCTCCGGGTACGAGCAGAGGGGGCTGCCATGGCCGTCACCGACGAAGCCATCGAGAAGATCAAGGGCATGATCGTCTCGGGCGCCCTTCGCCCCGGCGACCGGCTCCCCAAGGAGACCGAGCTCGCCGCCGATCTCGGCCTGTCCCGCAACTCGCTGCGGGAGGCGGTGCGCGCGCTGTCGCTGATCCGCATCCTCGACGTACGGCAGGGCGACGGCACGTACGTCACCAGTCTCGACCCGCAGCTGCTGCTCGAGGCGCTCAGCTTCGTCGTCGACTTCCACCGCGACGACACGGTCCTGGAGTTCCTCGCCGTACGCCGCATCCTGGAGCCCGCCGCGACGGCGCTGGCCGCCACCCATATCGAGGCGGCGCAGCTCGACGAGCTCACCGCCCAGCTCGACGACCTGGGCCCCGAGCCGTCGGTCGAGGAGCTGGTCGCCGCGGACCTCGACTTCCACCGCGGCATCGTCAGGGCCTGCGGCAACTCGGTCCTGTGCTCCCTCCTCGACGGCCTGTCCGGGCCGACCACGCGGGCCCGCATCTGGCGCGGGCTGACCCAGGAGGACGCGGTCGGCCGCACCCTGCGCGAGCACCGCGCGATCCTCGCGGCGCTGCGCGACGGGGACGCGGAGGCGGCCCGCTCGTGGGCGACCGTGCACATCGCGAGCGTGGAGCAGTGGCTGCGCTCGACCTTGTGAACTCCGCGGCCCCGGTGGAGTGCGAGCCGTCGACTCGGGGCAGTGTCCGGTCAGCCCCCGGGTTCCAGGGGGCTGCGGAGGGCCCCCGCGGACGCCGTAAGGTGGGCAGGTACGCGAGGGCACGTCGGAAGGAGGCACTGGGTGATCGAGCTCGAGGGGGTTCCCGAGCTGGTCGACCCGGTCATGGTGGCCGCGTTCGAGGGCTGGAACGATGCCGGCGACGCCGCCTCCACCGCGGTCGCGCATCTCGACAAGGAGTGGAAGGGCGAGGTGTTCGCGGCGCTCGACGCCGAGGACTACTACGACTTCCAGGTCAACCGGCCCACGGTCTTCCTGGAAGACGGCGTGCGCAAGATCACCTGGCCGACGACCAGGCTGTCCGTGGTCCGCGTCGGCGGCGACAAGCCGCGTGACCTGGTGCTGGTCCGCGGCATCGAACCGTCCATGCGCTGGCGGTCGTTCTGCAACGAGATCCTGGGCTTCGCGCACGAGCTGGGTGTGGAGCTGGTCGTCATCCTGGGCGCGCTGCTCGGTGACACCCCGCACACCCGCCCGGTGCCGGTGAGCGGGGTCACGTCCGACGCCGACCTGGCCACGCGCATGGACCTGGAGGAGACCAAGTACGAGGGTCCGACGGGCATCGTCGGCATCCTCCAGGAGGCGTGCACGCACGCGGGGCTGCCCGCTGTGTCGCTGTGGGCGGCGGTGCCGCACTACGTGTCGCAGCCGCCGAACCCGAAGGCGACGCTGGCGCTGCTCAACCGCCTGGAGGACCTGATCGACCTGCGCATCCCGCTGGGCGAGCTGCCCGAGGACGCGCGGGCCTGGCAGCGCGGGGTGGACGAGCTGGCGGCGGAGGACAGCGAGGTCGCCGAGTACGTCCAGACGCTGGAGGAGGCGCGCGACACCGCGGAGCTGCCGGAGGCGTCCGGCGAGGCGATCGCCCGCGAGTTCGAGCGCTATCTGCGCCGCCACGATCCCAGCTCGCCGCAGAGCGGACACGCGACGGACGGCGGTGAGTCCTCGACGTACCTGCGGGACAATCCGGGCGGTCGTACCCGTCCGCCGAAACCGCCACGGCCGGAGGGCGACGAGACGACCGAGGAGTGACGAGGAAGGGCCGGGACCCGTACGGGTCCCGGCCCTTCGCGCACCCTCGGGTCACACCTGGTCGACCGCGATCACGTCGTAGTCGGTGTCCGGGGTGGGCACCTCCACGTCGAAGCGGGCGTTCGGCAGATAGAGCCGCCGCCCGTACGCGGCGATGGTCGTCGGGATCCGGAACCGCGGGTCCGTGATCCGGGCGACGGCGACCCCGCGCGTGCCCGCCGCGTCGAGCCGGAACACGTCGATGGCGTTCTGCCACTGCTGTGCCACGTACAGCATCCGGCCGAGGAGCAGGATCCCGTCCCCGTTCGGCACGGTCGCCCCGCCGAGGTCGATGGCGCGCGCCGCGCCCGTGCGCGGGTCGACGCGCATCAGGCTCCCGCCGCCCGCCACGGTGTTGACGACGATGAGGGCCCGCCCGTCGGGGGTCCGCGCGATGCCGTTCGCCGTGAAGTCGGGGCCCTGCTCCCACTCCCCCGTGAGCGGCAGGGTCCGCACCGTCCCGGGCTCTCCGTGTCGGCCGAGCCCGAGCCCGTACAGCTGCGGCTTGTACGAGTCGGTGAACCACGCGGCGCCGGGCGTGAGGACCACGTCGTTCACCATGGTGCCGTCGGAGCCGACGACGTACGTCTTCTCGATCCGGCCGTCGTGGGCCGACGCGACGCGGATCTCACGGCTGGTGGCGCCCGCGAGGTACAGCCGGCCGTAGTCGTCGATCTTGAGTCCGGCGGTCGGGTGCGCCTCTCCCAGGCCGGTCGGGACGAGGGTGCCGCGCCCTGTGGCCAGGGAGGCGCGGTACAGGTCACCGCCGGCGAGCGAGCCGAAGTACGCGTACGGGGAGGTGCCGATGGCGATGCCCTCGGGCCGGAATCCGTTCGGCAGCGGGAAGCGGGTGGGCCCGCTCCCCGCCGCCGTGGGGGAATCGGCCGCCCGGGCGGTGCCCGCGGCACGTCCCAGGAAGCCGGCCGCTCCGGCGGCCATGAAGCTTCTTCGTGCGAAGGAACGGTGCATGGAGCGTCCTTCCGCAAAGGGCCGGAGCGGCGTCCGTGCCGCCCGGCCGAAGGGTCAACAGACGCTCATACCCCACCACATGACCCATCTCTCCGCAGGCTTTGGCCGGTTTGCGGCGTGACATCGGTTTCCGGACGGATTGCAGGGGGTTCCCCGTTCAACTTGATTTCAAACGCACTTGGGGAACGAGGGCTGGACGGGCGGGCCAGGCCGTAGCAGGGTGTGCCCCGACGCACGCGACACAGCACGGACACACCCGAACGACCAGCTAGGGCGAGGGGAGCTGTGGACCGATGACCGACCAACACGCGGAACCGGCGCGGGGCCCGGGAACCGCGGGTCCAGGACCGGACGGAACCGGTTTCGCCTACCAGGGAGCGGAAGAGGAACTGATCGTCGTGGCGCGGCCGGAGGCCCGGCTGCGCGCCCAGCCGGACGGAGTCAGCTCGGCCGCGGGCGCCGACGTGTCGGCGCTGAACATGTTCCTCGGCGACGAACAGCTCGCCCTGGAGCCGCTGTTCGGCAACGAGGAGCGGTTGCAGGGCATCACCGAGGCGGCTCAGGCCGGGGCCGACATCCCCGATCTGGCGCTCTTCTACCGGGTGCGCGGCGGCGCCGACCGCGCCCAGGAGCTGCGGTCCAGGATCGCGGCGCTGCCGGAGATCGACACGGCGTACGTGAAGCCGGGCGCGGTACCGGCCGGTTCGGCCGCCGAGTTCGAAGAGGCGCGGCGGATGAAGGAGAAGGCGGCCGCCACGCCCGACTTCACCGGCAGGCAGCGGTACCTGGGCCCGGCGCCCGAGGGCATCGACGCGCAGTGGGCGTGGCAGCGGCTCGGTGGCAGCGGCGAGGGCGTCACGGTGATCGACGTCGAGGGCGCCTGGCAGCTCGGCCACGAGGACCTGTCGGCGAAGCTCGCCGGCGTCGTGGTCGGCACGCCGATCTCCGATGTGGCGTGGCGCAACCACGGCACGGCCGTGCTCGGCGTGATCGGCGGTGACCGCAACGAACGCGGGATCACCGGGATCGTCCCGGAGGCCGTGACGGCGGCGGCGTCGTTCCAGGGCGTGGGCACGGCCGCGGCGATCCACGCGGCGGCCGAGCGGCTGAACCCGGGCGACATCGTCCTGGTCGAACTGCACCGCCCCGGGCCGCGGTTCGACTTCGAACCACGTGACGACCAGCGCGGCTACATCGCCCTGGAGTGGTGGCCGGACGACTTCGCGGCCATCAAGTACGCGACGGCGAAGGGCATCGTGGTGGTCGCCGCGGCGGGCAACGGCGCCGAGTCGCTCGACGACGCGGTGTACGAGCGCCGTCCGGACGAGTTCCCGGCCTGGTGGCACAACCCGTTCAACCCGTCGAACCGCTCCTCCGGCGCGGTCCTGGTGGGGGCGGGGGCGCCGCCGCCGGGCACGCACGGCCGCGACCACGGCCCGGACCGCTCGCGGCTCGCGTTCTCCAACTACGGGGCGCGGCTCGACGCCCAGGGCTGGGGCCGTGAGGTCACGACGACCGGCGGCTCCTGGAACGGGCCCGGAGATCTCCAGGGCGGCGCCGAGGAGATCGCCTGGTACACCGACACCTTCTCCGGCACCTCGTCCGCCTCCCCGGTGGTCGTCGGCGCGCTGGCCGCGCTCCAAGGCATGCTCAAGGCCGGCGGCCAGCGCCCGATGACGTCGCAGCGGGCCCGCGAGGCGCTACGGGCGACCGGCTCACCACAGCAGGACGCCCCCGGCCGGCCCGCTTCGCAGCGGATCGGCAACCGGCCCGACCTCAGGGCGGCGGTCACGAACCTGCTGCCCTCCACGGTCGGCTCGGGCCAGGCCGAGCGGTACTGGGACGAGCTGATCCCGTATCCGCCCGAACTCCCGCCGCGGCTGCGGCTGTTCGTGGCGGGCTCCTGGAGGAATCTGAACCATCCGTCCCCCGAGATCCGCCAAGCGGTGCACGCCGCTTTCGCGGGGGGACGGCCCGACATCCGTGTCTGGTTCTCGGACGACGAAGTCGTCGGCCTGGTGGTCACGGGCTGACGTACGACCACGCTATGACGAGAAGGGGTACCCGCATGAGCACCACCCCGCAGATCGGTCAGCAACAGCAGCAACAGCCCTTCGGACAGCAGCAGGGCCAGCAGGGTCAACAGGGGCAGCAGCAGGGCCTCCAGCCGATTCCGCGCAGCGCCCAGCAGGGGCAGCAGGGCCAGCAAGGGCAACAGGGTCAGCAGCAGGGCATCCAGGGTCCGAGCACGATGCCGCCGCAGTTCGGCCAGCAGCAGCAACAGCCCTTCGGACAGCAGCAGTTCGGACAGCAGCAACAGCAGCCGTTCGGGCAGCAGCAGATCCCGCAGCACCTTCAGCAGCAGCTCCAGCAGATGGGCCAGCAGCAGCCGTTCCAGCAGCTGCTCCACCAGATGGGCCAGCAGCGCGGCCAGCAGCAGGGGCAGCAGTCCCAGGTGCCGCAGACCGAGGTCCCGGAGATCTCGACCCAGGCCCTGGTCACGGGCGTCGCGCAGAACTTCTTCGACTACGTCCAGCCGCTCCCCGGCCAGGCCGAGCTGCTGTACCTGTTCGTGGACAACGCCTGGCGCGTCCTGGTGAACCCGGTCGACGAGACGCACGAGATGGTCCAGCAGGCGTTCGCCTTCGGGCAGCAGGTCATCGCCTTCTACGACAACGCCAACAACCCCGGTCTCATCGTCGGCGTGGCGATCACCCGCTGACGTGACCCGACCGCGGCGCCGGACGGGAGAACGAACCCCGTCCGGCGCCGCTCCACGTCAACTCCCGGCTGCACAGGTGAACTTGGCGGCGGCCCAGTCCCCGTGGTCCCCGGTCTTCGACCCGTTCGTGTCGGTCACCTTGAGCCGGACGTGGCGCGCGCCCGACACGTCGACGTCGACCGGCACGGTCGCCGAGGCGCCGGTCACCTTCGGCGAGGTCCACAGCACCGTGCCGTCGGCCTCGACGGAGAAGGCGACCTCCCCGTATCCGTTGATCTCGTCGTCGATCCCGACGTCCGCGGTCAGCTTCGTGCACCGCCCGCCGAGATAGACCTCGATGTCGGAGTCGGCGTGCACGCCGATCCCCTTGGCGTACGTCTTCCCGGCGAGGGTGAGGGTGTGACCGTCGGTGGCGCCCGACTCGCCGTTGCTGCGGTCGCGCTCGGCGGGCCCGTAGCCGTTGGTGGACCTGAGCCACACCAGGTCGCTCGCCCAGGCGTCACCGGTGGGCGGTGGCGGCATCACGGAGACGGCGAAGTGCCCCTGGGCGGTGCGTTGTTGACCGGCCGCCCGGTAGCGGGCGGTCGCGGTGAGCGCCTGTTCTCCCGCGGTGGCTCCGGCCGCCGGGGTGACGGCGACCTCGACGCGCCGCGTGGTGCCGGCGGGGACCCGGTCGAGCGTCACGGCGTCGCCGACGCGCCAGCCCTCGGGGGCGTCGAGAGCGACGGCCACGTCGGTGGCGTCCCGGCCGCCCGCGGTGACGTCCACGGCGACCGTGCCGCTCGCGCCCGCGCCGAGCTCCTGCCCGACGGGGGCCGCGACGGTCGCGTCGGCGCCCGGCACGGCTCCGCCCACGGCCGCGGTGTCCCGCAGGTCGAGGGTGAAGGCGCGGCCCGTGGACAGCTTCGCCGTCTTCACGAGGACGACGCCGCCCCGCTCGTCCCGGTCGTAGAACCACCCGCTCCCGGCCTTGTCGTACGCGCTCCTGGAGTCCAGCCGCGCCATCTTCCGCCCGTCGAGCTCGACCTGAGAGGGCGCGTCCCCGGTGTGCACGGTGAACGCGTACGGCCGCGCGCTCTGCTTCCCCCGGTACGTCCCTTCGCTCGCGCCGACCCGTACGCGCACGTCGCC includes:
- a CDS encoding LLM class flavin-dependent oxidoreductase, whose protein sequence is MPQNPFLLGLALTGDPSLGPDDFVRLVRRAEAARIAFVSVEDGPGRLDSTVLLTLAARETTRIGLVPLGPVLGQPAGYAARYATLDLVSGGRAGVRPRIAADDVEHDRILKVLGTPEGDALVAELFERAAEFTGRVAREWDSSGAAPQGRPPLISLAHDTVPYRFAARRADVVLVTPFDVPGLRRIRSEVDALAAEEGRGLKVLADLNVLLAPTAAEAEERRAALGAFESDAALFTGTPEGLADRLEEWHREGGADGFRIRPVAVPQDVYALVDRAVPELVRRGLLPEAYETRTLRGHLGLTEVAA
- a CDS encoding PAC2 family protein, yielding MIELEGVPELVDPVMVAAFEGWNDAGDAASTAVAHLDKEWKGEVFAALDAEDYYDFQVNRPTVFLEDGVRKITWPTTRLSVVRVGGDKPRDLVLVRGIEPSMRWRSFCNEILGFAHELGVELVVILGALLGDTPHTRPVPVSGVTSDADLATRMDLEETKYEGPTGIVGILQEACTHAGLPAVSLWAAVPHYVSQPPNPKATLALLNRLEDLIDLRIPLGELPEDARAWQRGVDELAAEDSEVAEYVQTLEEARDTAELPEASGEAIAREFERYLRRHDPSSPQSGHATDGGESSTYLRDNPGGRTRPPKPPRPEGDETTEE
- a CDS encoding FadR/GntR family transcriptional regulator; the encoded protein is MAVTDEAIEKIKGMIVSGALRPGDRLPKETELAADLGLSRNSLREAVRALSLIRILDVRQGDGTYVTSLDPQLLLEALSFVVDFHRDDTVLEFLAVRRILEPAATALAATHIEAAQLDELTAQLDDLGPEPSVEELVAADLDFHRGIVRACGNSVLCSLLDGLSGPTTRARIWRGLTQEDAVGRTLREHRAILAALRDGDAEAARSWATVHIASVEQWLRSTL
- a CDS encoding superoxide dismutase, with the protein product MHRSFARRSFMAAGAAGFLGRAAGTARAADSPTAAGSGPTRFPLPNGFRPEGIAIGTSPYAYFGSLAGGDLYRASLATGRGTLVPTGLGEAHPTAGLKIDDYGRLYLAGATSREIRVASAHDGRIEKTYVVGSDGTMVNDVVLTPGAAWFTDSYKPQLYGLGLGRHGEPGTVRTLPLTGEWEQGPDFTANGIARTPDGRALIVVNTVAGGGSLMRVDPRTGAARAIDLGGATVPNGDGILLLGRMLYVAQQWQNAIDVFRLDAAGTRGVAVARITDPRFRIPTTIAAYGRRLYLPNARFDVEVPTPDTDYDVIAVDQV
- a CDS encoding S8 family peptidase — translated: MTDQHAEPARGPGTAGPGPDGTGFAYQGAEEELIVVARPEARLRAQPDGVSSAAGADVSALNMFLGDEQLALEPLFGNEERLQGITEAAQAGADIPDLALFYRVRGGADRAQELRSRIAALPEIDTAYVKPGAVPAGSAAEFEEARRMKEKAAATPDFTGRQRYLGPAPEGIDAQWAWQRLGGSGEGVTVIDVEGAWQLGHEDLSAKLAGVVVGTPISDVAWRNHGTAVLGVIGGDRNERGITGIVPEAVTAAASFQGVGTAAAIHAAAERLNPGDIVLVELHRPGPRFDFEPRDDQRGYIALEWWPDDFAAIKYATAKGIVVVAAAGNGAESLDDAVYERRPDEFPAWWHNPFNPSNRSSGAVLVGAGAPPPGTHGRDHGPDRSRLAFSNYGARLDAQGWGREVTTTGGSWNGPGDLQGGAEEIAWYTDTFSGTSSASPVVVGALAALQGMLKAGGQRPMTSQRAREALRATGSPQQDAPGRPASQRIGNRPDLRAAVTNLLPSTVGSGQAERYWDELIPYPPELPPRLRLFVAGSWRNLNHPSPEIRQAVHAAFAGGRPDIRVWFSDDEVVGLVVTG
- a CDS encoding glycerol-3-phosphate dehydrogenase/oxidase gives rise to the protein MSTPTLQTVPALGTHPAGGSNPSRAETREQLSKATYDLLVIGGGILGISTAWHAAQSGLRVALVDAGDFAGATSSASSKLLHGGLRYLQTGAVKLVAENHFERRAVSRNVAPHLANPLTFYLPVYKGGPHGAAKLGAGVFAYSALSAFGDGVGHLLSPGKAQQDVPELRTEGLKAVAVYGDDQMNDARMALMTVRAAVDAGAVVLNHAEVTGLRFTRGRVTGAELKDRTSGEEFGVNARLVLNATGPWVDHLRKLEDPNAAPSIRLSKGAHLVMKRTSPWKAALATPIDKYRITFALPWEDMLLLGTTDEEYEGDPADVSVTEKDIEQILDEAAFSVRDQQLKRELMTYAFAGLRVLPGGPGDTSKAKRETVVTEGRGGMLSVAGGKWTTFRHIGRTVMQKLESLPGHPLGDDFEPIKELPKRLPLPGVANPRAVAHRLLVDNPAPGPRMAADTAKHLATHYGSLAFDIARLANENPELGERIHPDAPEIMAQVVYARDHEWAETTDDVLRRRTTLTIRGLASDDVRGKVQDVLDKK
- a CDS encoding LLM class flavin-dependent oxidoreductase; translated protein: MRFQVLSIIGHAPHPLTGELPTAADRLAQVVDVGVAAEELGYDAYAVGERHAGAFLSSSPTVVLGALAARTTRIKLLTGVTVVAILDPVRVAEDYATLDQLSRGRIELVIGKGAEAGHFDLFGLDEARQWDLQEEKYELLRRLWTEEGVDWDGEFRPALKGVTTVPRPYAGLPRVWHGSATSLNSPELAARHGDPLFTANAIQPRAAYAKLIDHYRERFEAYGHDPAKAHVAAGSGGLLIADTHEQAVARYRELYEAKVAQSFKPHLAGKAGYNTPFRTIEDAIADGPQLIGSPQQIIDKILGYHEVYRHDLQSVTVDAFGQGTSEQVETLQRFAEEIAPVVRREAPSSLWA